A section of the Agrobacterium tumefaciens genome encodes:
- a CDS encoding glycoside hydrolase family 2 protein, translated as MRIYLPGESEELLSEGWTLTLTSADAFETPSDIPASIESLHVSVPGTVAQALETAGKFDRLAPHPLNDRDAWYRLTMISGARERATLRFDGLSTIAEIFLNGELIAAGQSMFERLEVPVELTGADELAICFRALAPRLEKTGPRARWRPQMMNSQGLRLVRTTALGYMPGWCPEIHAAGPWRPISLIRQNAVLSTLQSSLQNDGTGIIRITLQTQRPIETAKLVCAGCSVDLSADESGKLSGELRLPEVERWWPHTHAQPALHDVIVELDGTPHHLGRTGFRQIEIDRGEDGNGFGLKVNGQPIFCRGAVWTTADIVRLPGTRQDYEPWLRKAAEAGMNMIRIGGTMAYETPKFFALCDELGIMVWQDAMLANFDYPAKDESLRQHIVTEIAQFLEATALSPSLAVFCGGSEIYQQGAMLGLPEQIWKGMLTEDVLPSLLAEKRPDAAYVANSPSGGALPFFPNAGVGHYYGVGAYCRPLEDARRANLRFAGECLAFSNIPEQQTLDRYLPGVAVHDARWKARTPRDRGASWDFEDVRDHYLKLLYDVEPDVLRREDGGLYLDMSRAATAEVMEATFAEWRRSGSSCQGALVWTLQDLVPGAGWGIIDALGRPKSVWHALKRAFRPIQVNLLDEGTNGLDIQLINETGNAVETMLELTCLRDGTQPVVHAKRSITLRPRQSQTVAATDLFGAFFDTTYAYRFGPPSHDVTVARLRDVATGQILADAFHFPLGRKKALHAANIQVTLSETSGSWHTDIGADRLAQSVHIAADGYHASENWFHLAPGETRRIGLVPDIATVGSPPSGEVMSLGSSRRFSF; from the coding sequence GTGAGGATTTACCTGCCGGGCGAAAGCGAAGAGCTGCTGAGCGAGGGCTGGACGCTGACGCTGACATCGGCCGATGCCTTTGAGACCCCATCCGATATTCCCGCCTCGATCGAAAGCCTTCATGTCTCCGTTCCAGGGACCGTGGCGCAGGCCTTGGAAACGGCCGGAAAATTCGACCGCCTTGCTCCACATCCCCTTAATGACAGGGATGCCTGGTATCGGCTGACCATGATTTCAGGCGCCCGTGAACGGGCCACCCTTCGCTTCGATGGTCTTTCCACCATCGCTGAAATCTTCCTGAACGGTGAGTTGATTGCCGCTGGCCAAAGCATGTTCGAAAGGCTGGAAGTGCCCGTCGAACTGACAGGCGCCGACGAGCTTGCGATCTGCTTCCGGGCGCTTGCCCCCCGGCTCGAGAAAACCGGTCCCCGCGCCCGCTGGCGGCCGCAGATGATGAATAGCCAGGGGTTGCGGCTGGTCCGCACCACCGCGCTGGGTTACATGCCTGGCTGGTGCCCGGAAATCCACGCCGCCGGTCCGTGGCGGCCCATCAGCCTGATACGGCAGAACGCCGTACTCTCAACGCTCCAGTCTTCGCTCCAGAACGACGGAACGGGAATAATCCGCATCACACTGCAAACGCAACGCCCGATAGAAACGGCAAAGCTCGTCTGCGCCGGTTGCAGCGTCGATCTCTCTGCGGACGAAAGCGGCAAGCTTTCGGGGGAACTGCGGCTGCCCGAGGTCGAACGTTGGTGGCCGCACACTCACGCCCAACCGGCTTTGCATGACGTTATTGTCGAGCTGGATGGCACACCGCATCATCTCGGCCGAACCGGTTTCCGGCAGATCGAAATCGATCGGGGCGAAGACGGCAATGGTTTTGGCCTGAAGGTCAACGGTCAACCCATCTTCTGCCGAGGCGCGGTCTGGACGACGGCCGATATCGTACGCCTCCCCGGCACGAGGCAGGATTATGAGCCCTGGCTCAGGAAAGCAGCCGAGGCAGGCATGAACATGATCCGCATCGGCGGAACCATGGCCTATGAGACGCCGAAATTTTTCGCGCTTTGCGACGAACTCGGCATCATGGTCTGGCAGGATGCGATGCTCGCCAATTTCGACTATCCGGCAAAAGACGAGAGCCTGCGCCAGCATATCGTCACGGAAATCGCGCAGTTCCTGGAAGCCACCGCACTTTCCCCATCGCTTGCCGTTTTCTGCGGCGGCAGTGAAATATATCAGCAGGGCGCGATGCTCGGCCTGCCGGAACAGATATGGAAGGGAATGCTGACCGAGGACGTGCTGCCAAGCCTCCTCGCAGAAAAACGGCCGGACGCAGCCTATGTTGCAAACTCGCCCTCCGGCGGTGCATTGCCTTTCTTCCCCAATGCCGGCGTTGGCCACTATTACGGCGTCGGCGCATATTGCCGGCCGCTGGAAGATGCCCGCCGGGCAAATCTGCGCTTTGCCGGCGAATGTCTCGCCTTCTCCAACATCCCCGAACAGCAGACGTTGGACAGATATCTTCCCGGCGTCGCCGTGCATGATGCACGGTGGAAGGCGCGCACACCGCGCGACCGTGGCGCCTCCTGGGATTTCGAGGATGTCCGCGATCACTATCTGAAGCTGCTTTATGACGTTGAACCCGATGTCCTGCGCCGCGAAGACGGCGGCCTTTATCTCGACATGTCCCGGGCCGCGACGGCCGAGGTCATGGAGGCGACTTTCGCCGAATGGCGGCGCAGCGGTTCCTCCTGTCAGGGCGCTCTGGTCTGGACATTGCAGGACCTCGTTCCCGGTGCGGGCTGGGGCATCATCGATGCCTTGGGCAGGCCGAAGTCGGTGTGGCACGCCCTGAAAAGGGCATTTCGCCCCATTCAGGTCAATCTGCTCGACGAAGGCACCAATGGGCTCGATATTCAACTCATCAACGAGACCGGCAACGCCGTCGAGACCATGCTCGAACTAACCTGCCTGCGGGACGGCACCCAGCCCGTCGTTCATGCCAAGCGATCAATTACGCTGCGACCGCGACAGAGCCAGACCGTTGCTGCGACCGACCTGTTCGGCGCCTTCTTCGACACGACCTATGCCTATCGCTTCGGCCCGCCGTCCCATGACGTCACAGTTGCCAGACTTCGCGATGTCGCGACCGGACAGATCCTTGCCGATGCATTCCATTTTCCGCTCGGCCGCAAGAAGGCGCTGCACGCCGCAAACATTCAGGTCACGCTCAGTGAGA
- a CDS encoding DUF1839 family protein, translating into MRQIFPGLDPRNYVQHPLHSSERMWPETNCYIDLWIEVLASKGLAPEAMFGFTLTQDFEGDQFTFFKVPLEDLEAIYGVRATELAIFDTVENHIEAQLERGRICLIEMDSFYMPDTHGVGYRKEHGKTTIAINRLDLDKRELDYFHNAGFFHLSGEDFDGLFQHHLTETDPPFLPYTEFAKFADNNPSPAHSRKTAQRLLNFHFTRRPSTNPVRAFAKVFPTQVEKVADRPFGFFHKYAFNTLRQLGANFELLASHLEWLDKDDYAAARDHALRIAEVAKTVQFQLARAVTRRKFDALASVLDPAADAWDGLMKCLGKKLTDASEAA; encoded by the coding sequence ATGCGGCAGATTTTTCCCGGTCTCGACCCAAGAAACTATGTGCAGCATCCGCTCCATTCCTCCGAGAGAATGTGGCCGGAGACCAATTGCTACATCGATTTGTGGATCGAGGTGCTGGCCTCGAAGGGCTTGGCCCCGGAAGCCATGTTCGGGTTCACCCTGACGCAGGATTTCGAAGGCGACCAGTTCACCTTTTTCAAGGTGCCGTTGGAGGATCTGGAGGCGATTTATGGCGTCCGCGCCACCGAGCTTGCGATCTTCGACACAGTGGAAAACCACATCGAGGCGCAACTGGAACGCGGCCGCATTTGCCTCATCGAGATGGACAGCTTCTACATGCCCGACACCCATGGAGTGGGCTACCGGAAAGAACACGGCAAGACCACCATCGCCATCAACCGGCTTGATCTCGACAAGCGGGAGCTGGACTACTTCCACAATGCCGGCTTCTTCCACCTCTCTGGCGAAGACTTCGACGGGTTGTTCCAGCATCATCTCACGGAGACGGACCCGCCCTTCCTGCCCTATACGGAATTTGCCAAATTCGCGGACAATAATCCTTCGCCGGCGCATAGTCGAAAGACTGCCCAACGGCTGCTGAATTTTCATTTCACAAGGCGGCCCTCGACCAATCCGGTAAGGGCATTCGCAAAGGTATTTCCGACCCAGGTTGAAAAGGTCGCCGACCGGCCTTTCGGTTTTTTCCACAAATATGCCTTTAACACGCTGCGCCAGCTTGGCGCCAATTTCGAATTGTTGGCAAGCCATCTCGAGTGGCTGGATAAGGACGACTATGCAGCAGCGAGGGACCACGCCCTGCGCATAGCCGAAGTCGCCAAGACCGTGCAGTTCCAGCTCGCGCGCGCCGTCACGCGCCGCAAGTTCGATGCGCTGGCTTCAGTGCTCGATCCGGCCGCCGATGCCTGGGATGGCCTGATGAAATGCCTTGGCAAAAAACTGACCGATGCCAGCGAGGCAGCGTGA
- a CDS encoding amino acid--[acyl-carrier-protein] ligase — MDMQTSFLDRLFEEGLLIETGVDGLYGRSGQFEDVIAAFERLIDRTGGADGAEAIRFPPGINRAYFEKSGYMKSFPQLAGTVHSFCGCELDHVSLLKTMDEGGDWTKDQKATDIVLTPAACYPLYPTIAKRGALPAGGGLYDIQSYCFRHEPSRDPARQQLFRMREYVCMGTEANVTEFRQTWMDRGAEMMKAVGLEVTIDIANDPFFGRAGKMLANNQRDQNLKFELLIPVTSTTNPTACMSFNYHQDAFGQKWGLNLANGEVAHTACVGFGLERIALALFAHHGLDVKAWPAPVRETLWG, encoded by the coding sequence ATGGACATGCAAACATCGTTCCTCGATCGACTGTTCGAAGAAGGCCTGCTGATTGAAACGGGTGTGGATGGTCTTTATGGCCGTAGTGGCCAGTTTGAGGACGTCATTGCCGCATTCGAGCGGCTGATCGACCGAACCGGTGGTGCCGACGGTGCCGAGGCCATCCGTTTTCCGCCCGGCATCAACCGCGCTTATTTCGAAAAAAGCGGTTACATGAAGAGCTTCCCGCAGCTTGCCGGCACGGTCCATTCCTTCTGCGGCTGCGAACTGGATCATGTCAGCCTGCTGAAAACCATGGATGAGGGAGGCGATTGGACCAAGGACCAGAAAGCCACCGACATCGTGCTGACGCCAGCAGCCTGCTATCCGCTTTACCCGACAATCGCCAAGCGCGGCGCGCTTCCCGCCGGCGGCGGTCTCTATGACATCCAGTCCTATTGCTTCCGCCACGAGCCCTCCAGAGACCCCGCGCGCCAGCAGCTTTTCCGTATGCGCGAATATGTTTGCATGGGCACCGAGGCGAACGTCACCGAATTCCGCCAGACATGGATGGATCGCGGCGCGGAGATGATGAAGGCGGTCGGCCTTGAGGTCACCATCGATATCGCCAACGATCCCTTCTTCGGCCGCGCCGGCAAGATGCTCGCCAACAACCAGCGCGACCAGAACCTGAAATTCGAACTGCTGATCCCCGTGACATCAACGACCAACCCGACGGCCTGCATGAGCTTCAATTACCATCAGGATGCCTTCGGCCAGAAATGGGGCCTCAATCTCGCAAACGGCGAGGTCGCGCATACTGCCTGCGTCGGCTTCGGGCTTGAGCGCATCGCGCTTGCACTGTTTGCCCATCACGGCCTGGACGTGAAGGCATGGCCTGCGCCTGTCCGGGAAACGCTCTGGGGCTGA
- a CDS encoding acyl-CoA dehydrogenase family protein yields MNVTVAPQDNTLSARAGRVAIVAAKHADDVDVAGRFPQEAIDALRTERLLGIQIPSPLGGEGASLQEIANICARLGQACSATAMIFAMHHIKLSSLVEHGVDSAWHTGFMRRVAGEQLLLASATTEGGIGGNLRNSICAIEVEGDSCQLEKDATVISYGSNADAILITSRAHKEAAPADQVMTVFLKNQYTLEKTHTWDTLGMRGTCSDGFLFRGQAPAAQIFPKPFAEIAAQSMLASSHLLWSAVWYGIASDAVLRAQSFVRAAARKSPGTAPPGAIRLAEVSSKLQVVKSNVIAGVKAYEDTKSDPEKLMSMAFAVAMNNVKICSSETILEIIDHAMLVCGIMGYKNGTPYSLGRHLRDAHSARLMISNDRILGNSANLLLVHKQDTSLLG; encoded by the coding sequence ATGAACGTGACCGTCGCGCCGCAGGATAACACGCTGTCCGCGCGCGCGGGCCGTGTCGCAATCGTAGCAGCCAAGCATGCGGATGACGTCGATGTTGCCGGTCGGTTTCCACAGGAAGCCATCGACGCATTGCGTACAGAGCGATTGCTCGGCATCCAGATACCCTCTCCTCTCGGCGGCGAAGGCGCGAGCCTTCAGGAGATCGCCAATATCTGCGCCCGGCTCGGCCAGGCCTGTTCAGCGACGGCGATGATCTTCGCCATGCATCACATCAAACTTTCCAGTCTCGTGGAACACGGGGTGGACAGCGCCTGGCACACCGGCTTCATGCGCCGGGTGGCCGGTGAGCAACTGCTGCTCGCCTCGGCCACCACTGAAGGCGGCATCGGCGGCAACCTGCGCAATTCGATCTGCGCGATTGAGGTCGAAGGCGACAGCTGCCAGCTGGAAAAGGATGCGACCGTTATCTCCTATGGCAGCAATGCCGACGCGATCCTCATCACCTCGCGCGCCCACAAGGAGGCAGCGCCCGCCGATCAGGTGATGACCGTCTTCCTGAAAAACCAGTACACGCTCGAAAAAACCCATACCTGGGACACGCTCGGCATGCGCGGCACCTGTTCGGACGGCTTCCTGTTTCGCGGGCAAGCGCCGGCAGCACAGATTTTCCCCAAGCCCTTCGCGGAAATCGCTGCACAATCCATGCTTGCAAGTTCGCATCTGCTGTGGAGCGCCGTCTGGTACGGTATTGCCTCCGACGCGGTGCTGCGCGCCCAGTCCTTCGTCAGGGCCGCAGCCCGCAAGTCGCCCGGCACCGCCCCTCCCGGCGCTATTCGCCTTGCGGAGGTTTCCAGCAAGCTGCAGGTGGTGAAGTCCAACGTCATCGCTGGCGTCAAGGCCTATGAGGACACCAAGAGCGACCCGGAAAAGCTGATGTCCATGGCTTTTGCCGTCGCCATGAACAACGTGAAAATCTGCTCTTCGGAAACCATTCTTGAAATCATCGATCACGCCATGCTGGTCTGCGGCATCATGGGCTACAAGAACGGCACGCCCTATAGCCTTGGCCGACACCTGCGCGACGCGCATTCCGCACGCCTGATGATTTCCAACGACCGCATTCTCGGCAATTCCGCCAACCTCCTGCTGGTTCACAAGCAGGACACGAGCCTTTTGGGATAA
- a CDS encoding acyl carrier protein: MNATIREILAKFGQLPSPVDTIADDADLYAAGLSSFASVQLMLGIEEAFDIEFPDNLLNRKSFASIKAIEDTVKLILDGKEAA; the protein is encoded by the coding sequence ATGAACGCGACTATACGTGAAATACTGGCGAAATTCGGCCAGCTTCCAAGCCCCGTCGATACGATTGCAGATGACGCCGATCTTTACGCGGCTGGCCTTTCTTCCTTTGCTTCCGTGCAATTGATGCTGGGAATAGAAGAGGCATTCGACATCGAGTTTCCGGATAACCTGCTGAACCGCAAGTCATTTGCCAGCATCAAGGCCATTGAAGACACCGTTAAGCTTATTCTGGATGGTAAAGAGGCAGCCTGA
- the thiC gene encoding phosphomethylpyrimidine synthase ThiC, with translation MNIAAKTIPLSVTTGPHAASAKIHKPGVLHPQIRVPMREIAVHPTAGEPPVTVYDSSGPYTDPSHPVLIEKGLPRLRHEWIVARGDVEAYEGRHVKPEDNGFATGERLTPEFAVRHQPLRATAGKAVTQLAYARAGIITPEMEFIAIRENLGREAAKEKLARDGESFGAHIPDYVTAEFVRQEVAAGRAIIPANINHPELEPMIIGRNFLVKINANIGNSAVTSSMAEEVEKMVWAIRWGADTVMDLSTGRNIHNIREWIIRNSPVPIGTVPLYQALEKVNGIAEDLTWEVFRDTLIEQAEQGVDYFTIHAGVRLHYIPLTVNRVTGIVSRGGSIMAKWCLHHHKESFLYEHFEEICDICRAYDVSFSLGDGLRPGSIADANDAAQFAELETLGELTQVAWAKDCQVMIEGPGHVPMHKIKENMDKQLKTCGEAPFYTLGPLTTDIAPGYDHITSGIGAAMIGWFGTAMLCYVTPKEHLGLPDRNDVKVGVITYKIAAHAADLAKGHPAAQVRDDALSRARFEFRWEDQFNLSLDPDTARSFHDETLPKEAHKVAHFCSMCGPKFCSMRISHDIRAEAQKEGLEAMAARFKEGGELYMPLPTPASAE, from the coding sequence ATGAATATCGCTGCCAAGACCATCCCTCTTTCCGTCACAACCGGGCCGCATGCCGCTTCCGCGAAAATCCACAAGCCGGGCGTTTTGCATCCGCAAATCCGCGTGCCGATGCGCGAGATCGCTGTGCACCCGACGGCCGGCGAACCGCCGGTCACTGTCTATGATTCCTCGGGTCCCTATACCGATCCCTCCCATCCTGTCCTGATCGAAAAAGGTCTGCCGCGCCTGCGCCACGAGTGGATCGTCGCACGCGGCGATGTCGAGGCTTATGAGGGACGGCACGTCAAGCCGGAGGACAACGGTTTTGCTACCGGCGAGCGCCTTACGCCTGAATTTGCCGTGCGTCATCAGCCGCTGAGAGCAACCGCGGGCAAGGCGGTGACGCAACTTGCCTATGCCAGGGCCGGCATTATCACGCCGGAAATGGAATTCATCGCCATTCGCGAAAATCTCGGGCGCGAGGCAGCGAAGGAGAAGCTCGCTCGTGACGGCGAGAGTTTCGGCGCGCATATTCCTGATTATGTCACGGCGGAATTCGTGCGTCAGGAGGTGGCGGCCGGCCGCGCCATCATCCCTGCGAACATCAATCACCCGGAACTTGAGCCGATGATCATCGGCCGCAATTTTCTCGTCAAGATCAACGCCAATATCGGCAATTCCGCCGTCACCTCCTCCATGGCGGAAGAGGTTGAGAAGATGGTGTGGGCGATCCGCTGGGGTGCGGATACCGTCATGGACCTATCGACTGGCCGCAACATTCACAATATCCGCGAATGGATCATCCGCAATTCGCCGGTGCCGATCGGAACCGTGCCGCTTTATCAGGCGCTGGAGAAGGTCAACGGCATTGCCGAGGATCTCACCTGGGAGGTGTTTCGCGATACGCTGATCGAGCAGGCGGAGCAGGGCGTGGATTATTTCACCATCCATGCCGGCGTGCGGCTGCACTACATTCCGCTGACCGTTAACCGTGTCACGGGCATCGTTTCGCGCGGCGGCTCTATCATGGCCAAGTGGTGTCTGCATCACCACAAGGAAAGCTTCCTCTATGAGCATTTCGAGGAGATTTGCGACATCTGCCGTGCTTACGATGTCTCCTTCTCACTGGGCGATGGCCTGCGTCCCGGCTCGATCGCCGACGCCAATGACGCTGCGCAGTTCGCCGAGCTGGAAACGCTGGGCGAGTTGACGCAGGTCGCCTGGGCCAAGGATTGCCAGGTGATGATCGAAGGCCCCGGCCATGTACCGATGCACAAGATCAAGGAGAATATGGACAAACAGCTGAAGACCTGCGGTGAGGCGCCCTTCTATACGCTGGGACCGCTGACCACGGACATTGCGCCGGGTTACGATCACATCACATCCGGCATCGGCGCGGCGATGATCGGCTGGTTCGGTACCGCGATGCTCTGCTATGTTACGCCGAAGGAACATCTTGGCCTGCCCGATCGTAACGACGTGAAGGTCGGTGTCATCACCTATAAGATCGCCGCCCACGCCGCCGATCTCGCCAAGGGCCATCCCGCCGCACAGGTGCGGGACGACGCGCTGTCGCGCGCAAGGTTTGAGTTCCGCTGGGAGGATCAGTTCAACCTGTCGCTCGATCCCGATACGGCGCGGTCCTTCCACGATGAGACCCTGCCGAAGGAAGCGCATAAGGTCGCGCATTTCTGCTCCATGTGCGGACCGAAATTCTGCTCGATGCGGATTTCCCACGATATCCGCGCTGAGGCGCAGAAGGAGGGGCTGGAGGCCATGGCCGCACGTTTCAAGGAAGGCGGCGAGCTTTACATGCCGCTTCCGACTCCCGCGAGCGCCGAGTAA
- the thiO gene encoding glycine oxidase ThiO translates to MRVLVKGTGVAGLTAAFELARRGVVVAVSERAAAPFRGASFYAGGMLAPWCERESAEERVLTLGKAALGWWDDATPGLVVRNGTLVIAPARDKAELSRFASRTSGYRSVNEAEIADLEPDLAGRFRSGLYFADEGHLDPRLALQSLYEQLCGMGVLFHMGVSVDEQRFDRVVDCTGSAAVGEIPSLRGVRGEMLYLATSEVSLSRPVRLLHPRIPLYIVPREPGRFMVGATMIETEDAGAISARSMMECLNAAYAVHPAFAEAGIIETGTGVRPAYPDNLPKVTEDGRTIFINGAHRHGFLLSPAMARQVARIIC, encoded by the coding sequence ATGCGTGTTCTCGTCAAGGGAACGGGGGTCGCCGGTTTGACGGCGGCCTTCGAACTGGCGCGGAGGGGCGTTGTTGTCGCGGTGTCTGAGCGCGCTGCCGCGCCTTTTCGCGGGGCGTCGTTTTATGCGGGCGGCATGCTGGCGCCCTGGTGTGAGCGCGAAAGCGCGGAAGAACGGGTTCTGACGCTGGGCAAGGCCGCGCTTGGCTGGTGGGATGACGCGACACCCGGTCTGGTGGTTCGCAACGGAACGCTGGTCATCGCGCCCGCTCGTGACAAAGCGGAGCTTTCTCGTTTCGCATCCAGGACGAGCGGCTATCGCTCGGTAAATGAGGCCGAAATCGCCGATCTGGAGCCCGATCTTGCCGGTCGCTTCCGATCAGGGCTCTACTTTGCGGATGAGGGGCATCTCGATCCGCGCCTTGCACTGCAGTCACTCTACGAGCAGCTTTGCGGAATGGGGGTGCTGTTTCATATGGGCGTTTCGGTGGATGAACAGCGGTTCGACCGAGTGGTAGATTGCACCGGATCTGCGGCAGTGGGAGAAATTCCCAGCCTTCGCGGCGTGCGGGGAGAGATGCTCTACCTAGCCACGTCGGAGGTTTCGCTTTCCCGTCCCGTCCGCCTGCTGCATCCGCGCATTCCGCTTTACATCGTGCCGCGCGAGCCGGGGCGTTTCATGGTGGGTGCGACGATGATCGAGACGGAGGATGCGGGCGCCATTTCGGCCCGCTCGATGATGGAATGTCTCAATGCCGCCTATGCCGTGCATCCGGCCTTTGCGGAAGCGGGCATCATCGAGACCGGCACGGGCGTGCGTCCGGCCTATCCCGACAATCTTCCCAAAGTCACGGAGGATGGTCGGACCATCTTCATCAACGGCGCGCACCGACACGGTTTTCTGCTCTCGCCCGCGATGGCGCGGCAGGTCGCGCGGATTATTTGCTAA
- the thiS gene encoding sulfur carrier protein ThiS: MKLLVNGDELDIAAETLAGLLARLDYEGEWLATAVNGDLVHSEERASYVLRAFDRVEILSPMQGG, encoded by the coding sequence ATGAAACTTCTGGTCAACGGCGACGAGCTTGATATCGCCGCTGAAACGCTGGCTGGTCTGCTTGCCCGCCTCGATTACGAAGGCGAGTGGCTGGCAACGGCGGTCAATGGCGATCTGGTGCATTCGGAAGAACGCGCCAGCTACGTGCTGAGAGCTTTCGACCGTGTCGAAATCCTCTCGCCGATGCAGGGAGGTTGA